A stretch of Synechococcus sp. WH 8020 DNA encodes these proteins:
- a CDS encoding phosphodiester glycosidase family protein: MPPPPPAPIAEVRVTDQFSGDRLTIGGIDSSSSWLWQGQGATQPKRLWLPLDLLVGQMGFQRQSEISGERLEWYGFQLPLSGVQQRTIGDEVALDALPWFNALGVQVSRTKNTLRVDLPQPQLKTLRQGKGSSANRLVMDLSGPALVQRQGDDLLLQIKVTPGQEGQLRRIGLQTRQGLGGLKLLGQASKLSTLTLKGPWRVVLDGVTPTKPAARRRQYQAFQRALLAPEMQDLIKNGLVLDQRVVQVGVKRLQLYRAGVQHNTSTLLLRPLAPSHAQPGLRYLNQLAQPAKALVAVNGGFFNRVRQLPLGAVRLDNTWLSGPILNRGAIGWDRNGPLMFGRLQLIQEMTVTGRRRWPLGMLNSGYVQRGLSRYTRAWGPTYRALSGEEQALTLREGRVDAVYDQAALVRGVPLPLKGDLIVARGGIALPARVGDGVTINTRSSNPLGERPQVLGGGPLLLQKGKVVLNGRQEGFSPGFLAVSAPRTVVAQDKERIWLLTAKGANGSDPTLLETSLALRQLELTDALNLDGGGSTTMLVANTTVMTGRGITPRVQNGLGFVSESTKVLAN, from the coding sequence ATGCCACCTCCGCCGCCAGCACCCATTGCGGAGGTTCGCGTCACTGATCAATTCAGTGGAGATCGCCTAACGATTGGTGGCATCGACTCCTCCAGCTCGTGGTTATGGCAGGGCCAAGGAGCAACACAACCCAAGCGGCTCTGGCTGCCTCTTGATCTGCTTGTTGGGCAGATGGGATTTCAACGTCAATCCGAGATCAGCGGTGAACGGCTCGAGTGGTATGGATTTCAACTGCCTTTGAGCGGTGTGCAACAACGCACCATCGGGGATGAAGTCGCCCTCGACGCGCTGCCCTGGTTCAACGCGCTCGGGGTTCAAGTCAGCCGAACCAAAAACACTCTGAGGGTGGACCTTCCCCAACCCCAACTGAAAACGCTCAGACAAGGCAAAGGAAGCAGCGCGAATCGTCTTGTGATGGACCTCAGCGGGCCTGCCCTCGTTCAGCGCCAGGGCGACGATCTTCTTCTGCAAATAAAGGTAACGCCAGGGCAGGAAGGCCAATTGCGCAGGATTGGCTTGCAAACACGACAGGGGCTGGGCGGGCTGAAACTGCTCGGCCAAGCCAGCAAGCTTTCAACCTTGACCCTTAAGGGACCATGGCGGGTCGTCCTGGACGGCGTTACCCCCACGAAGCCTGCGGCAAGACGGCGCCAATACCAAGCATTTCAGAGGGCGCTACTCGCCCCAGAGATGCAAGATCTGATCAAGAACGGATTGGTTCTCGATCAGCGCGTGGTTCAAGTTGGCGTCAAGCGCCTACAGCTCTACCGAGCGGGCGTTCAACACAACACCTCAACTCTGCTATTACGCCCGCTTGCCCCCAGCCATGCCCAACCCGGCTTGCGCTATCTCAATCAGTTGGCGCAACCTGCCAAAGCACTTGTGGCCGTGAATGGAGGTTTTTTTAACAGGGTTCGCCAACTCCCCCTTGGAGCTGTTCGTCTCGACAACACATGGCTTTCAGGCCCAATCCTCAACCGAGGTGCCATCGGCTGGGACCGCAACGGCCCCCTGATGTTTGGACGGCTGCAATTGATCCAGGAGATGACCGTGACTGGACGACGGCGATGGCCTCTCGGGATGCTGAACAGCGGCTATGTACAACGGGGATTGAGTCGCTACACCAGAGCCTGGGGCCCGACGTATCGCGCACTCAGTGGAGAAGAGCAGGCTTTGACACTCCGAGAAGGACGCGTCGATGCGGTGTACGACCAAGCTGCCCTCGTTCGCGGTGTTCCTTTGCCCTTAAAGGGAGACCTGATTGTTGCCCGTGGGGGAATCGCTCTCCCCGCGAGGGTTGGTGATGGAGTGACCATCAACACCCGGAGCTCAAACCCGTTGGGTGAACGCCCTCAAGTGCTTGGGGGAGGGCCCCTTCTTCTCCAGAAGGGCAAGGTTGTACTGAATGGCCGACAGGAGGGCTTTAGTCCTGGCTTTCTTGCCGTGTCAGCACCCCGCACCGTTGTAGCTCAAGACAAGGAGCGAATTTGGCTCCTCACCGCAAAGGGCGCCAATGGCAGTGATCCCACCCTCCTGGAAACGAGCCTGGCGCTGAGACAACTCGAGCTCACGGACGCACTCAATCTCGACGGGGGAGGTTCAACCACCATGCTCGTCGCGAATACAACTGTGATGACGGGCCGGGGCATTACTCCGCGCGTACAAAACGGTCTGGGCTTTGTCAGTGAATCAACCAAGGTGCTGGCAAACTGA
- the gltB gene encoding glutamate synthase large subunit, producing MTQLTSSDWPYCDSSAPAAVAGEKDACGVGFLAQLQGERSHWVLQQALRGLGCMEHRGGCGGDGDSGDGAGILCEIPWDYLRAIWPEATNANGLGMMFLPKDPSRRAEAQQFCDQEAQALGLTSVGWREVPIDSSVLGPLARETAPVIQQWLVHGAVDTDALESLLLRLRRRVGAGVRQEFGAEGARDFYVASLSGRTVVYKGMVRSEVLAQYYADLRDPRFAVSFAVYHRRFSTNTLPRWPLAQPMRLLGHNGEINTLLGNLNWAKASEAGLEGVWGEAANDLIPVVNPDFSDSANLDATLELMVRSGRSITDSLITLVPEAFRNQPDLESRPDVTAMYEFNAGIQEPWDGPALLVFADGKRVGATLDRNGLRPARWCTTADGFVIMGSETGVVDLSGKTVVEKGRLGPGQMVAVDLERGELLTNWAVKEDAAQRFPYGDWLTQHRRSVSAQPWRQDCQISELDLLRLQTAMGFTAEDLDLVIEDMAGLGKEPTYCMGDDIPLAVLSDKPHLLYDYFKQRFAQVTNPPIDPLREKLVMSLEMHLGRRRPAVKPQAEAAALIHLDTPVLNEAELIALSDQGLVVRSLSTQVAVEACASGLQSAVDALCLKAEEEVRNGAEVLVLSDRVNAEEQPAELMATTVAMPALLAVGAVHHHLLRQKLRLHCSLVSETAQCWSTHHMACLIGYGASAVCPWLTWETTRHWLAHPKTQKRIEQGKLQALDPDKAQANVRLSLENGLRKILSKIGISLLASYHGAQIFEAIGLGADVIQKAFAGTTSRVAGMTLPELANETLSLHAKAFPELNRSKLEFMGFVQYRTGGEYHLNSPEMSKALHSAVKAGPGYDHFATYKTLLENRPVTALRDLLEFKLAAMPLPLDQVESAESLCSRFCTGGMSLGALSREAHEVLAVAMNRIGGKSNSGEGGEDPIRFQVLNDVDGDGRSSSFPSIGGLRNGDTACSAIKQIASGRFGVTAEYLRSGKQLEIKVAQGAKPGEGGQLPGPKVDEYIAGLRNSKAGVALISPPPHHDIYSIEDLAQLIHDLHQVHPKAPVSVKLVAEIGIGTIAAGVAKANADVIQISGHDGGTGASPLSSIKHAGSPWELGLTEVHRSLLENGLRDRVLLRADGGLKTGWDVVVAALLGAEEYGFGSVAMIAEGCIMARVCHTNNCPVGVATQKEALRKRFTGVPEHVVNFFWYVAEEVRQLMSVLGVARLEDLIGRSDLLQPRSVELEKTKCVDLSSLLAPVGDANDRSWLNHSPSAHGNGPILEDHLLADADFMDAVENHGSLSREIEIINTDRSVGARLSGDIAQRHGNRGFKGQLNLNFRGAAGQSFAAFLVQGMTMRLEGEANDYVGKGMNSGRISLVPGDGVANPGDQVILGNTCLYGATGGELFAHGRAGERFGVRNSGANAVVEGAGDHCCEYMTGGVIVVLGGTGRNVGAGMTGGVAFLLDEAGGVQARVNPEIVEVVSITTPEQESLLKSLLEAHVNTTSSEKAKALLSDWANAKSAFKLLVPPSERAAMGLEAREVVAA from the coding sequence ATGACCCAACTCACCAGTTCCGATTGGCCCTATTGCGACAGCAGTGCACCTGCTGCGGTTGCCGGGGAGAAGGACGCATGTGGTGTGGGTTTTCTGGCACAGCTTCAGGGTGAGCGCAGTCATTGGGTGCTTCAGCAGGCCCTTCGTGGTTTGGGTTGCATGGAGCACAGGGGTGGCTGTGGTGGCGATGGTGATTCCGGAGATGGGGCAGGAATCCTGTGCGAAATCCCTTGGGACTACTTGAGAGCGATTTGGCCAGAGGCCACGAATGCCAACGGTTTGGGCATGATGTTTCTGCCTAAAGATCCCAGTCGCCGCGCTGAAGCTCAGCAATTCTGCGATCAAGAGGCGCAGGCCCTTGGCCTGACCTCCGTTGGATGGCGTGAGGTTCCGATCGATTCATCGGTGCTTGGTCCGCTTGCGCGTGAGACCGCACCCGTGATTCAACAGTGGTTAGTTCATGGGGCTGTTGATACGGATGCCCTGGAATCCTTGCTGTTGCGCCTGCGCCGTCGTGTTGGGGCCGGGGTTCGCCAGGAATTTGGAGCCGAGGGTGCTCGAGACTTTTACGTCGCGTCTCTGAGTGGTCGAACCGTTGTCTACAAGGGGATGGTGCGTTCCGAGGTTCTCGCCCAGTACTACGCCGATCTGCGTGACCCTCGCTTTGCTGTCAGTTTTGCGGTGTACCACCGCCGTTTCAGCACCAATACGCTTCCCCGCTGGCCGTTGGCGCAGCCCATGCGCCTCTTGGGCCACAACGGTGAAATCAATACGTTGTTGGGCAATCTCAACTGGGCTAAGGCATCAGAAGCTGGCCTGGAAGGCGTATGGGGTGAGGCTGCCAACGACTTGATACCGGTTGTGAACCCTGATTTCAGCGACTCAGCCAATCTCGATGCCACGCTTGAGCTGATGGTGAGGAGTGGACGCTCTATTACCGACAGTTTGATCACGTTGGTGCCGGAAGCCTTCCGAAATCAGCCTGACCTTGAAAGCCGTCCTGACGTCACGGCGATGTACGAATTCAATGCCGGGATTCAGGAGCCATGGGATGGCCCAGCGTTGTTGGTGTTTGCCGATGGGAAGCGTGTGGGTGCGACCTTGGATCGCAACGGGCTAAGGCCTGCGCGTTGGTGCACAACGGCTGATGGGTTCGTGATCATGGGATCTGAAACCGGTGTGGTGGATCTCAGCGGAAAGACTGTTGTTGAAAAAGGGCGCTTGGGTCCAGGTCAGATGGTGGCCGTTGATCTTGAGCGCGGAGAGCTCTTGACCAATTGGGCGGTGAAGGAAGACGCGGCTCAACGTTTTCCCTATGGCGATTGGTTGACGCAGCATCGCCGCTCCGTTTCGGCACAACCTTGGAGGCAGGATTGTCAAATCAGTGAGCTTGATTTGCTGCGCTTGCAGACAGCGATGGGCTTCACCGCAGAAGACCTTGATCTTGTGATTGAGGACATGGCAGGTCTTGGCAAGGAGCCCACTTACTGCATGGGAGATGACATCCCATTGGCGGTGCTCTCTGACAAGCCCCATCTTCTGTATGACTATTTCAAGCAGCGCTTCGCTCAAGTCACCAATCCACCGATTGATCCTCTGCGAGAGAAATTGGTGATGAGTTTGGAGATGCACTTGGGGCGGAGGCGGCCAGCTGTGAAGCCTCAGGCAGAGGCCGCGGCGTTGATTCACCTCGACACGCCAGTGCTGAATGAGGCGGAGCTGATCGCTCTATCTGACCAAGGGCTAGTGGTGCGATCCCTCTCCACCCAGGTTGCAGTCGAGGCCTGCGCTAGTGGACTGCAGTCAGCAGTCGATGCACTGTGCTTGAAGGCGGAGGAGGAGGTCCGAAACGGCGCTGAGGTTTTGGTGCTGTCAGACCGTGTGAATGCTGAGGAACAGCCTGCGGAGCTGATGGCCACCACTGTGGCGATGCCGGCTCTGTTGGCGGTGGGAGCGGTGCACCACCACCTTTTGCGTCAGAAATTGAGACTTCACTGTTCGCTGGTTTCGGAGACCGCTCAGTGTTGGAGTACCCATCACATGGCTTGCCTGATCGGTTATGGCGCTAGCGCAGTTTGTCCATGGCTCACCTGGGAGACCACACGCCATTGGCTCGCTCACCCCAAAACGCAGAAGCGGATCGAACAAGGCAAGTTGCAAGCTTTGGATCCCGACAAGGCCCAGGCGAATGTGCGCTTGTCGCTTGAGAACGGTCTTCGAAAGATTCTCTCCAAAATAGGTATCTCGCTCCTGGCGAGCTATCACGGTGCTCAAATTTTTGAGGCCATCGGTCTTGGGGCCGATGTGATTCAAAAGGCTTTTGCCGGCACGACCAGTCGAGTTGCTGGGATGACGCTTCCAGAGCTTGCGAATGAAACGCTCTCATTGCACGCCAAGGCTTTCCCTGAGCTGAATCGCAGCAAGCTTGAGTTCATGGGTTTTGTGCAATACCGCACGGGCGGTGAGTACCACCTCAATAGCCCTGAGATGTCGAAGGCTCTTCACAGTGCAGTGAAAGCTGGCCCTGGATACGACCATTTCGCCACCTACAAAACCCTGTTGGAAAACAGGCCGGTCACAGCTCTTCGCGATTTGCTTGAGTTCAAGCTGGCGGCGATGCCTTTGCCGCTGGATCAAGTGGAGAGTGCAGAAAGCCTCTGTAGCCGCTTTTGTACTGGAGGAATGAGTCTGGGAGCTCTCTCAAGAGAAGCCCATGAGGTGTTGGCCGTTGCCATGAACCGTATTGGCGGAAAGAGCAATAGCGGTGAGGGTGGTGAGGACCCGATTCGTTTTCAGGTTCTCAATGATGTGGATGGAGACGGTCGATCATCGTCTTTCCCCAGCATCGGTGGGCTCAGAAATGGTGACACAGCCTGCTCAGCGATCAAGCAGATTGCTTCCGGCCGGTTTGGCGTGACAGCGGAATACTTACGCAGCGGCAAGCAACTTGAAATCAAGGTGGCTCAGGGGGCTAAGCCTGGTGAGGGCGGCCAACTGCCTGGGCCAAAGGTGGATGAGTACATCGCTGGGCTGCGCAATAGCAAGGCCGGAGTGGCGCTGATTTCTCCTCCGCCCCACCACGACATCTATTCCATCGAGGATCTTGCTCAGCTCATCCATGATTTACACCAGGTGCATCCCAAAGCTCCTGTCAGTGTGAAGTTGGTGGCTGAGATTGGGATCGGCACGATTGCGGCAGGTGTCGCGAAAGCCAATGCCGATGTGATCCAGATTTCTGGTCACGATGGCGGCACGGGTGCATCGCCGCTGAGCTCGATCAAGCACGCTGGCAGTCCCTGGGAGCTGGGCCTAACCGAAGTGCATCGGTCTTTGTTGGAGAACGGATTGCGTGATCGTGTCTTACTCCGAGCCGACGGTGGACTCAAAACGGGCTGGGATGTTGTTGTCGCTGCCCTGCTCGGAGCAGAGGAGTATGGCTTTGGATCTGTGGCCATGATTGCTGAGGGCTGCATTATGGCTCGCGTTTGTCATACGAATAACTGCCCCGTAGGCGTGGCCACTCAGAAAGAAGCTCTACGCAAACGCTTCACCGGTGTGCCCGAACACGTGGTGAATTTCTTCTGGTACGTGGCGGAAGAGGTGCGTCAATTGATGAGTGTTTTGGGAGTGGCTCGTCTTGAAGATCTGATAGGCCGCAGCGATCTTCTCCAGCCTCGTTCCGTTGAACTTGAGAAGACCAAATGCGTGGATCTCTCCAGCTTGTTGGCTCCAGTGGGAGACGCCAACGACCGCTCCTGGCTCAACCACAGCCCTAGCGCGCATGGAAATGGTCCGATTCTTGAAGACCATCTTCTGGCGGATGCCGACTTCATGGATGCTGTCGAGAACCATGGCTCTCTCAGCCGCGAGATCGAGATCATTAACACCGATCGCAGCGTCGGAGCTCGGTTATCGGGAGACATCGCCCAACGCCATGGAAATCGTGGCTTTAAGGGCCAGTTGAATCTGAACTTTCGCGGAGCTGCTGGCCAAAGCTTTGCGGCATTCCTCGTGCAAGGTATGACCATGCGCTTGGAGGGTGAAGCCAACGACTACGTCGGGAAGGGCATGAACAGTGGTCGGATCAGTCTTGTTCCTGGTGATGGTGTCGCCAATCCTGGCGATCAGGTGATTCTTGGCAACACCTGTCTTTATGGAGCCACCGGTGGTGAACTTTTTGCCCATGGCCGGGCGGGAGAACGCTTTGGCGTTCGCAACAGCGGTGCGAATGCGGTGGTGGAAGGCGCAGGTGACCACTGTTGCGAGTACATGACCGGAGGCGTGATTGTGGTGCTAGGAGGCACCGGTCGCAATGTGGGTGCCGGTATGACCGGGGGTGTGGCGTTCCTGTTGGATGAAGCGGGCGGTGTCCAGGCCCGCGTGAATCCTGAAATCGTTGAGGTGGTCAGCATCACCACCCCAGAACAAGAGTCCTTGCTGAAATCACTCCTTGAGGCTCATGTGAACACCACATCCAGCGAGAAGGCCAAGGCGTTGCTTTCGGATTGGGCCAACGCCAAGTCGGCGTTCAAGTTGTTGGTGCCCCCAAGTGAGCGTGCGGCGATGGGGCTTGAGGCGCGTGAGGTGGTTGCCGCCTGA
- a CDS encoding YciI family protein has protein sequence MPWFIKQETFTAAMTSLSAEQRRVHCDDHRRWVQAQRRAGFAMASGFLVDDQHKPGGGGVLVFSAESYEAAKAFIAADPMIARNLVDWTLHEWKPVEGSLQA, from the coding sequence ATGCCCTGGTTTATCAAGCAAGAAACGTTTACTGCAGCGATGACATCGTTGTCAGCGGAGCAGCGTCGCGTGCATTGCGATGACCATCGCCGTTGGGTTCAAGCTCAGCGTCGCGCAGGGTTTGCCATGGCTAGTGGTTTTCTTGTGGATGATCAACACAAGCCCGGTGGAGGAGGTGTCTTGGTCTTCAGCGCCGAAAGCTATGAGGCAGCAAAAGCGTTCATCGCTGCAGATCCAATGATTGCTAGGAACCTCGTGGACTGGACGCTGCATGAATGGAAGCCGGTGGAGGGAAGTCTTCAGGCTTAG
- the lipA gene encoding lipoyl synthase gives MQKPDWLRVKAPQRERIGEVADLLLDLKLNTVCQEASCPNIGECFAGGTATFLIMGPGCTRACPYCDIDFDKSVRTLDPTEPQRLGEAVSRLGLKHVVITSVNRDDLDDGGASQFVACIEQVKQHSPLTTIELLIPDFCGNWDALATVMEASPHVLNHNIETVPRLYRQARPQGVYERSLELLKRVRDGWPRSYSKSGLMVGLGESDSEVIEVLSDLRAHRVDIVTIGQYLSPGPKHLRVDRFVTPEQFEGYRLKGEQELGFLQVVSSPLTRSSYHAGDVQKLMTIHPR, from the coding sequence ATTCAGAAACCTGACTGGTTGCGCGTCAAAGCCCCCCAGCGCGAGCGCATTGGTGAGGTGGCCGACCTGCTGCTGGACCTCAAGCTGAACACCGTTTGCCAGGAGGCAAGCTGCCCGAACATCGGCGAATGCTTTGCCGGGGGGACCGCGACGTTCCTGATCATGGGGCCCGGATGCACCCGCGCCTGTCCCTACTGCGACATCGACTTCGACAAGAGCGTCCGCACCCTCGATCCAACCGAACCCCAACGGCTCGGGGAGGCGGTATCCCGGCTTGGGCTCAAACACGTTGTGATTACATCAGTGAACCGCGACGACCTCGATGACGGAGGTGCGTCTCAGTTCGTGGCCTGCATCGAGCAGGTGAAGCAACACTCGCCGCTCACCACGATTGAGCTTCTCATTCCCGATTTCTGCGGCAATTGGGATGCGCTAGCCACGGTGATGGAGGCATCACCCCATGTGCTTAATCACAACATTGAAACGGTGCCGCGGCTGTATCGCCAAGCGCGTCCGCAGGGGGTTTACGAGCGCTCCCTTGAACTTCTCAAACGGGTTCGCGATGGCTGGCCAAGGTCTTACAGCAAGTCGGGATTGATGGTGGGCCTCGGCGAAAGCGACTCGGAAGTGATCGAGGTGCTTAGCGATCTCAGAGCACACCGAGTTGACATCGTCACCATTGGCCAATATCTATCGCCAGGCCCCAAACACCTGCGCGTGGACCGGTTCGTCACTCCGGAGCAGTTCGAGGGCTACCGCCTCAAGGGCGAACAAGAACTTGGATTTTTACAGGTGGTCAGCTCTCCGCTCACGCGCAGCAGTTACCACGCAGGGGACGTGCAGAAACTCATGACCATTCATCCTCGCTGA
- the cobJ gene encoding precorrin-3B C(17)-methyltransferase — protein MTSETSALNHSSPPPAARRLALGLSSKAWPLLQRLQQSGLTDQLALTPGAAAAIADRDGTCLVNSASLLIQQHWQEGGVLMVIGATGAVTRLIAPLLTEKGSDPAVLVLDAEGQRVIPLLGGHQAGAEQWSREVAAALGGEAVLSGDSAVSGRLATDTFGHAWGWKRGGASANWTQLMKAQARGEATRLIQTMGSKLWQSSSAARASKLLGLDAEADRAIPTLEISTSIANEGACTWHPALLWLGIGCERDTSLNLVQRAVHSALAEAGLAEAAVAGISSIDRKGDERALQELAQLHHWPFRLHTATALTAVPVPTPSEVVAAEMGTGSVAEAAALLSAGDNGQLKLHKRITHANDDERGAVTVAIAESIEAYSPQQGELHLIGSGPGDLALLTPEARSALERCPAWVGYGLYLDLLEPLRRPDQIRLDGQLTMERDRCQQALSLARQGVRVALVSSGDSGIYGMAGLALELWLDLPEDDRPRFAVHPGISALQLAAAKAGAPLMHDFCTVSLSDRLTPWEVIERRLKGAAKGDFVVALYNPRSKGRDWQLQHAKTILLAERPASTPVVIARQLGRQEEHVSFCRLDSLPVESIDMLTVLVIGNSSSRLEGGRMVTPRGYPGAELS, from the coding sequence TTGACCTCCGAAACTTCTGCCCTGAACCACTCCTCTCCTCCACCTGCTGCCCGGCGATTGGCCCTAGGGCTGTCCTCAAAGGCCTGGCCTTTGCTGCAAAGACTTCAGCAATCTGGCCTGACTGATCAACTGGCGCTCACGCCCGGAGCTGCCGCCGCCATTGCGGACCGAGACGGAACGTGTTTGGTGAACTCAGCTTCTCTATTGATCCAACAGCACTGGCAAGAGGGGGGAGTCCTGATGGTGATCGGAGCTACGGGTGCCGTCACCCGTTTAATTGCTCCACTCTTGACCGAGAAAGGAAGTGACCCTGCAGTCCTGGTGCTCGATGCAGAAGGGCAAAGAGTGATCCCATTGCTCGGAGGTCACCAAGCTGGTGCCGAACAATGGAGCCGGGAGGTCGCCGCCGCGCTTGGAGGAGAAGCGGTTCTGAGCGGAGACAGTGCTGTTTCGGGCCGGCTTGCAACCGATACGTTCGGACATGCTTGGGGATGGAAACGCGGTGGAGCAAGCGCCAACTGGACCCAACTGATGAAGGCCCAGGCGCGGGGAGAAGCGACCCGTCTCATCCAAACGATGGGGAGCAAGCTGTGGCAAAGCAGTTCGGCGGCTCGAGCCAGCAAGCTTCTAGGCCTGGATGCCGAGGCAGACCGTGCAATCCCAACTCTGGAGATCAGCACATCCATTGCCAATGAAGGGGCCTGCACATGGCATCCAGCACTGCTTTGGCTGGGCATTGGCTGCGAACGCGACACAAGCTTGAACCTTGTCCAGCGCGCTGTGCATAGCGCCCTCGCAGAGGCGGGCTTAGCCGAGGCCGCGGTTGCAGGGATCAGCAGCATTGACCGCAAAGGCGATGAACGGGCACTCCAAGAGCTTGCACAGCTTCATCATTGGCCCTTCAGGTTGCATACGGCAACAGCCCTGACCGCTGTGCCAGTGCCAACCCCATCCGAGGTGGTTGCTGCAGAAATGGGAACCGGATCAGTTGCAGAAGCCGCTGCATTACTGAGTGCCGGAGACAACGGACAACTCAAGCTGCACAAGCGGATCACCCACGCAAACGACGATGAACGCGGCGCCGTCACCGTGGCGATTGCCGAGAGCATCGAGGCTTATTCACCTCAACAGGGAGAACTCCATCTCATCGGCAGTGGTCCAGGGGATCTAGCCCTCCTCACTCCTGAAGCCCGCAGTGCCCTAGAGCGCTGTCCTGCCTGGGTGGGATACGGGCTCTACCTCGACTTACTGGAACCGCTGCGCCGTCCGGATCAAATCCGGCTGGATGGGCAACTCACTATGGAAAGGGACCGCTGCCAGCAAGCTCTGAGTCTTGCTCGACAAGGTGTTCGCGTGGCGTTGGTGTCCTCTGGAGACAGCGGGATTTATGGAATGGCAGGACTCGCACTTGAGCTCTGGTTGGACCTACCAGAAGACGACCGACCTCGCTTTGCCGTGCATCCTGGAATCTCTGCTCTGCAGCTTGCAGCAGCAAAAGCCGGTGCACCACTCATGCATGACTTCTGCACCGTGAGTTTGAGCGATCGACTCACCCCATGGGAGGTGATTGAACGACGACTCAAAGGAGCTGCCAAGGGTGATTTCGTCGTTGCGCTCTACAACCCCCGATCTAAAGGACGTGATTGGCAGCTGCAACATGCCAAGACCATCCTTCTAGCGGAACGCCCTGCCTCCACACCTGTGGTGATAGCAAGGCAATTAGGTCGACAAGAGGAACACGTGTCGTTCTGCCGGCTCGACAGCTTGCCGGTAGAAAGCATTGACATGCTGACCGTACTGGTCATCGGCAACAGCAGCAGCAGACTGGAAGGGGGCCGAATGGTGACTCCGCGCGGCTATCCAGGCGCAGAACTCAGTTGA